In the genome of Candidatus Nanopelagicales bacterium, one region contains:
- the hisN gene encoding histidinol-phosphatase, producing the protein MPTVDDTLTGPYAADLALALRLADRADRITLRRFRAADLYAETKPDSTPVTEADRDVEVAVRSVLAEDRPDDAILGEEYGVVGPSDARRRWVVDPVDGTKNYLRGVPVWATLVALLDRDEVVVGVASAPALGRRWWAARDAGAWMTEAWEASGEPRRLRVSGVTDLADASFSYSDPVGWAERGADDGLRALVAGCWRTRAYGDFWSHVLVAEGVVDIAAEPVLGPWDIAALVPIVTEAGGRITAYDGGPALAGASAVSTNGHLHGGVLELLRTG; encoded by the coding sequence GTGCCGACCGTGGACGACACCCTCACCGGGCCCTACGCCGCCGACCTCGCGCTCGCGCTGCGGCTGGCCGACCGGGCCGACAGGATCACGCTGCGCCGCTTCCGGGCCGCCGACCTGTACGCGGAGACCAAGCCCGACTCCACCCCGGTGACCGAGGCCGACCGTGACGTGGAGGTCGCGGTGCGGTCGGTCCTGGCGGAGGACCGTCCGGACGACGCCATCCTCGGCGAGGAGTATGGCGTCGTCGGGCCCTCGGACGCGCGGCGACGGTGGGTCGTCGACCCGGTGGACGGGACCAAGAACTACCTGCGCGGGGTCCCGGTGTGGGCCACCCTCGTCGCGCTGCTCGACCGGGACGAGGTCGTGGTCGGCGTGGCGTCGGCACCCGCGCTCGGTCGCCGGTGGTGGGCGGCACGGGACGCCGGCGCCTGGATGACCGAGGCCTGGGAGGCCTCCGGAGAGCCGCGCCGCCTGCGCGTCAGTGGCGTCACCGACCTGGCCGACGCGTCGTTCTCCTACTCCGACCCGGTGGGCTGGGCCGAGCGCGGCGCCGACGACGGGCTGCGGGCGCTCGTCGCGGGCTGTTGGCGGACCCGGGCGTACGGGGACTTCTGGTCGCACGTGCTCGTCGCCGAGGGCGTGGTCGACATTGCGGCGGAGCCGGTGCTCGGGCCGTGGGACATCGCCGCGCTGGTGCCGATCGTGACCGAGGCGGGGGGCCGGATCACGGCCTACGATGGCGGACCTGCCCTGGCCGGAGCCAGCGCCGTGAGCACGAACGGCCACCTGCACGGCGGTGTCCTCGAGCTCCTGAGGACAGGGTGA
- a CDS encoding DUF2231 domain-containing protein → MFDEILGLPLHPLAVHAPVVLVPLSALGVIAMALVPRWSRRFGPVVALVALAGAVSAFVAKESGEALRDNRIELGQQFPSDSHFTYGDLMPIFAGLLFLAALGLWLLDRGTPGDRQRLIGTKIVAALGIVVAVASVYWVVRTGDSGARLVWG, encoded by the coding sequence GTGTTCGACGAGATCTTGGGCCTGCCCCTGCACCCGCTGGCCGTGCACGCGCCGGTGGTGCTGGTCCCGCTGTCCGCGCTCGGCGTGATCGCGATGGCGCTGGTGCCGCGGTGGTCGCGCCGCTTCGGTCCCGTCGTCGCGCTGGTCGCCCTGGCCGGCGCCGTGTCCGCCTTCGTCGCGAAGGAGTCCGGAGAGGCGCTGCGCGACAACAGGATCGAACTCGGGCAGCAGTTCCCGTCCGACTCGCACTTCACGTACGGCGACCTGATGCCGATCTTCGCGGGCCTGCTCTTCCTCGCCGCCCTGGGCCTGTGGCTGCTCGACCGGGGGACCCCCGGCGACCGGCAGCGGCTGATCGGGACGAAGATCGTGGCCGCCCTCGGGATCGTCGTCGCGGTCGCGTCGGTCTACTGGGTCGTGCGGACCGGGGACTCCGGCGCCCGGCTCGTCTGGGGCTGA